From Methanomassiliicoccales archaeon LGM-RCC1, one genomic window encodes:
- the aroA gene encoding 3-phosphoshikimate 1-carboxyvinyltransferase: protein MTGYGTSFGAISVMNAIPCGIGSTIGISLRTEAVFEPSDSTTVELIDRPDTDDTLVRTCVQRTLDWIGQKTGYRLTVRTDIPPSMGLKSSSSVCNAVISAVLDHYRVRKDRLEVIKLGVECAKECKVTITGAFDDACGCHLGGLVVTDNRDNRILLKKPVPRYDVVIIVPDKMIPKNKVPVDRYKEFSSEYEKMVPTIGDSYLKVLTKNGEAVGSIVDDGGIAKKAMALGALAAGVTGTGPAVAIIAEEGQGHRIAEKLGRVSIMTTTRSEIAFQFDDVKGKVDVPPSKSYTHRAILMSALSRGRCVISNPLDSFDTRATMDAVRAMGAEVIADSGKITIDSTNLHAPDRTIDVLNSGTTMRLMTGIASLFDVPITITGDESIRKRPMKSLLDALEGCGVRCISDEGKAPLTIKGPISGSEIRIDGSISSQFVSSMLMMAPLVGRPVDIIVEGNQVSKPYVEITVSMMKSFGIEVQRTGSGFHVEPQQYRPCDYTVPSDFSSAAFPLVAGGLGGSVTVDGLDMEDPQGDKRIVDILRDCGCDVKIENGTITCSRKGRPKALDIDLSDIPDLFPIIAVLLSTADGTSRLYGAPQLRFKESDRIASVERMLRSLGADITGTDDGCIINGVERLKGGRIEHLGDHRLFMSAAIASLISDGFVSMDNDGCWNVSYPGFVDEMLQIVQR from the coding sequence ATGACCGGTTACGGCACATCTTTCGGTGCGATCTCGGTCATGAACGCCATACCCTGCGGCATAGGCTCGACCATAGGCATATCGCTGAGGACGGAAGCGGTCTTCGAGCCTTCAGATTCGACAACTGTAGAATTGATCGACAGACCGGATACCGACGATACGCTTGTACGCACATGCGTGCAGAGGACCCTGGACTGGATAGGCCAGAAGACAGGATATCGTCTCACCGTGAGGACCGACATACCCCCTTCTATGGGACTGAAGAGCTCCAGCTCCGTATGCAACGCGGTCATATCCGCTGTCCTGGACCATTACAGGGTCCGGAAAGACCGTCTAGAGGTCATCAAGCTGGGGGTGGAGTGCGCCAAGGAGTGCAAGGTCACGATAACCGGCGCCTTCGATGATGCATGCGGATGCCACCTCGGAGGACTGGTCGTCACCGACAACAGGGACAACAGGATCCTTCTGAAGAAACCGGTCCCCCGCTACGATGTGGTCATCATCGTCCCTGACAAAATGATACCCAAGAACAAGGTGCCAGTGGACAGATACAAGGAGTTCTCATCCGAATACGAGAAGATGGTCCCCACGATCGGGGACAGCTATCTCAAGGTCCTCACCAAGAACGGCGAGGCCGTGGGCTCCATAGTCGATGACGGCGGTATCGCAAAGAAGGCCATGGCGCTCGGTGCCTTGGCGGCAGGCGTCACCGGTACGGGGCCTGCTGTCGCCATAATAGCCGAGGAGGGCCAGGGCCACCGTATAGCCGAGAAGTTAGGGCGTGTCAGCATAATGACCACAACCAGATCGGAGATCGCATTCCAATTCGACGATGTCAAGGGAAAGGTGGATGTGCCTCCCTCGAAGAGCTACACCCACAGAGCGATCCTCATGTCCGCACTTTCAAGAGGAAGATGCGTCATATCGAACCCTCTCGATTCGTTCGATACCCGCGCCACGATGGATGCCGTCCGTGCCATGGGCGCGGAGGTCATCGCTGACAGCGGAAAGATAACGATAGATTCAACGAACCTCCATGCACCGGACAGGACCATCGATGTGCTCAACTCAGGCACAACGATGAGGCTGATGACGGGGATAGCGTCCCTGTTCGACGTACCGATCACGATCACCGGCGACGAATCCATCAGGAAGAGGCCTATGAAGTCCCTGCTAGATGCTCTGGAGGGATGCGGGGTGAGATGCATCTCCGATGAGGGGAAGGCCCCCCTCACGATCAAGGGTCCGATATCCGGATCCGAGATAAGGATCGACGGCAGCATCAGCTCCCAGTTCGTATCGTCTATGCTGATGATGGCCCCTCTAGTGGGAAGGCCCGTCGACATAATCGTAGAAGGCAACCAGGTGTCCAAACCGTACGTGGAGATCACGGTCTCCATGATGAAGTCATTCGGTATCGAAGTGCAGAGGACCGGTTCCGGATTCCATGTGGAACCGCAGCAGTACAGACCCTGCGATTACACCGTCCCCTCTGATTTCTCATCGGCGGCATTCCCACTGGTCGCCGGAGGCCTGGGCGGAAGCGTGACGGTCGATGGGCTGGACATGGAGGATCCCCAAGGGGACAAGAGGATAGTTGACATCCTCAGGGACTGCGGATGCGACGTTAAGATTGAGAACGGCACGATCACCTGCTCCCGCAAGGGCAGGCCGAAGGCCCTGGACATAGACCTCTCGGACATCCCTGACCTGTTCCCAATAATAGCTGTACTATTGAGCACTGCAGATGGCACCAGCCGTCTCTACGGCGCGCCCCAGCTGAGATTCAAGGAGAGCGACAGGATCGCCTCCGTGGAGAGGATGCTAAGATCGCTGGGTGCGGACATAACCGGCACGGACGACGGATGCATCATTAACGGGGTGGAGAGGCTCAAGGGCGGCAGGATAGAGCACCTGGGAGACCACAGGCTCTTCATGTCCGCAGCAATCGCATCGTTGATATCCGATGGATTCGTTTCCATGGATAACGACGGATGTTGGAACGTATCCTATCCGGGATTCGTGGATGAGATGCTCCAGATAGTCCAGAGATGA
- the aroE gene encoding shikimate dehydrogenase, whose translation MKVCTTYGSDIPLRKGAEMHEIRLDVFDRIPDGVGSESLVTLCGKDISAIPDDFDGLVDVADKDVATSHRKIRSIHDFEKTPTADEIVKMLSEGDQEISKGAFVASSFRDLMSILDASKRLERAHVLLGMGQIGEVTRIRQKILGNEFTFGYEGVSTAPGQLSAERMEELGDDCSLVGIAGHPLSHTSSPKMQDAAMRSAGINGKYLVFDSPDLERMEAVIRGYDLRGMNVTIPYKQDVIQHLDCISAAAEKIGAVNTIINDNGKLRGDNTDIVGIEYALLDVPLRGRKALIMGSGGAARAAAFALDSLGCELSVSGRNESTVRDICDSFGAEIHNGSAEGFDLIVNCTPIGLVEGRYPSDITTLSRDQAVFDMVYGRDTPLISSARSAGCRIVDGKEMLVGQGAASFKLWFGKEPDCDVMRGALE comes from the coding sequence ATGAAGGTCTGCACCACATACGGCTCCGACATCCCCCTGAGAAAGGGTGCGGAGATGCACGAGATACGCCTCGATGTATTCGACAGGATACCGGACGGTGTGGGCAGCGAATCCTTGGTAACGCTCTGCGGCAAGGACATCTCGGCCATACCTGATGATTTCGATGGGCTGGTGGATGTCGCCGACAAAGATGTGGCCACCTCGCACAGGAAGATCAGGTCCATACATGATTTTGAGAAGACCCCAACGGCAGACGAGATCGTGAAGATGCTCTCGGAAGGGGACCAGGAGATCTCCAAGGGTGCGTTCGTTGCATCGTCGTTCAGGGATCTGATGTCGATACTCGACGCCTCGAAGAGACTTGAGAGAGCGCATGTGTTGCTCGGAATGGGTCAGATCGGAGAGGTCACCCGCATACGCCAGAAGATATTGGGCAACGAGTTCACGTTCGGCTACGAAGGGGTGTCCACCGCCCCGGGACAGCTCAGCGCCGAGAGGATGGAGGAACTGGGGGACGACTGCTCGCTTGTAGGCATAGCAGGCCATCCGTTATCGCATACCAGCTCCCCGAAGATGCAGGATGCCGCCATGAGGTCCGCCGGGATCAACGGGAAGTACCTTGTCTTCGATTCGCCAGACCTCGAGCGCATGGAGGCCGTCATCCGCGGATACGACCTCAGAGGAATGAACGTCACGATACCCTACAAGCAGGATGTCATCCAACATCTGGACTGCATCTCTGCCGCGGCCGAGAAGATCGGCGCTGTCAACACGATAATCAACGATAACGGAAAGCTCAGAGGCGACAACACGGATATCGTCGGCATAGAGTACGCTCTGCTTGACGTCCCGCTGAGAGGAAGGAAAGCCTTGATAATGGGTTCCGGAGGGGCTGCCAGAGCGGCCGCATTTGCATTGGATTCCCTGGGATGCGAACTAAGCGTCTCGGGCAGGAACGAGTCCACCGTGAGGGACATCTGCGATTCCTTCGGTGCCGAGATCCACAATGGCTCAGCGGAAGGTTTCGATCTCATCGTCAACTGCACACCGATCGGCCTCGTGGAAGGTAGATATCCCTCGGATATCACCACGTTGTCCCGGGATCAGGCCGTATTCGATATGGTTTACGGAAGGGACACTCCGCTCATATCATCCGCGAGATCCGCTGGGTGCAGGATCGTCGACGGCAAGGAGATGCTTGTGGGCCAAGGGGCCGCATCGTTCAAACTGTGGTTCGGCAAGGAACCGGACTGCGATGTCATGAGGGGTGCGCTGGAATGA
- a CDS encoding 3-dehydroquinate synthase II, with the protein MKKLIVRADRSDDPSKRKDYVTCGLESGMTTFILRKGDEGLEQLGKMDALYTENGSFADGSYEYVDIDTPETQAHAMSLAGKKKAVIVTTSDWTIIPLENMIAKFGGTGTEIYACTSDIDEAKLFLTTMEKGVDGIVIDIADPLKLHGFETLASTGKENLTEVTVTSVKAVEMGDRVCIDTSSMMVPGEGMLIGSYSNCLFLIQSESEDNGYVASRPFRVNAGAVHSYMEVPGGGTRYLSEIASGDTVLLCDREGNTRIASVGRCKIEKRPLLMVTATDGDREYTVMLQNAETIKMVGKDGAKSVTKVVPGDKFLAKLDKGGRHFGMAIEETISEK; encoded by the coding sequence ATGAAGAAGCTGATCGTGAGAGCCGACAGGTCCGATGACCCGAGCAAGAGGAAGGACTACGTCACATGCGGTCTGGAATCCGGGATGACCACATTCATCCTGAGGAAAGGGGACGAGGGTCTGGAGCAGCTCGGCAAGATGGATGCCCTCTACACTGAGAACGGTTCCTTCGCCGACGGTTCCTATGAGTACGTCGATATCGACACCCCCGAGACACAGGCGCATGCGATGTCCCTTGCCGGGAAGAAGAAGGCGGTCATCGTCACGACCTCCGACTGGACCATAATCCCGCTGGAGAACATGATCGCCAAGTTCGGCGGCACGGGCACCGAGATATACGCCTGCACATCGGACATCGACGAGGCTAAGCTCTTCCTCACCACTATGGAGAAGGGAGTGGACGGCATCGTCATCGACATCGCAGATCCCCTCAAGCTCCACGGCTTCGAGACTCTCGCCTCCACCGGAAAGGAGAACCTCACAGAGGTCACGGTCACATCCGTCAAGGCGGTGGAGATGGGCGACAGGGTCTGCATAGACACCAGCAGCATGATGGTCCCCGGAGAGGGGATGCTCATCGGCTCCTATTCCAACTGCCTGTTCCTCATCCAGTCCGAGAGCGAGGACAACGGCTACGTCGCCAGCAGACCGTTCAGGGTCAACGCCGGCGCAGTGCATTCATACATGGAGGTCCCCGGAGGAGGGACCAGATACCTTTCCGAGATCGCCAGCGGGGACACCGTTCTCCTTTGCGACAGGGAAGGCAACACCAGGATCGCATCCGTAGGAAGATGCAAGATCGAGAAGAGACCGCTCCTCATGGTCACCGCCACAGACGGGGACAGGGAGTACACGGTCATGCTCCAGAACGCCGAGACCATTAAGATGGTCGGGAAGGACGGCGCCAAGTCCGTCACAAAGGTCGTGCCCGGGGACAAGTTCCTTGCCAAGCTGGACAAGGGCGGCAGGCACTTCGGAATGGCCATCGAAGAGACCATCTCGGAGAAGTGA
- a CDS encoding 2-amino-3,7-dideoxy-D-threo-hept-6-ulosonate synthase, which produces MMYGKSIRMERIMDRKTGNAVLVPMDHGISVGPVNGLIDMRKTVDDVSNGGATAVIMHKGLIRYSYRQSGRDVGLIMHLSASTDLGPNRNSKVQITSIEEAIKYGADAVSIHINFGSEDEPNMLEEAGKISEQCNEWGMPLIVMAYPRGPEIKNSFDPDAIAHVARASAELGADIVKCSYTGDIDSFRDVCKGALAPVVIAGGPKMDSDMDILNMVHDSMEAGGHGVSIGRNVFQNKNVMGITKAISSIVLDGFSVEEAAKFL; this is translated from the coding sequence ATGATGTATGGAAAGAGCATTCGTATGGAAAGGATAATGGACAGGAAGACCGGAAACGCGGTCCTCGTGCCTATGGACCACGGAATATCGGTCGGACCAGTGAACGGACTCATCGACATGAGGAAGACGGTGGATGACGTCTCTAACGGCGGCGCAACGGCCGTCATCATGCACAAGGGACTAATCAGATACTCCTACCGTCAGTCGGGAAGGGATGTCGGTCTCATCATGCACCTATCCGCCTCCACCGACCTCGGACCGAACAGGAACAGCAAGGTCCAGATCACATCGATCGAAGAGGCCATCAAATACGGTGCAGACGCGGTTTCCATACACATCAACTTCGGTTCAGAGGATGAACCCAACATGCTGGAGGAGGCAGGAAAGATCTCCGAGCAGTGCAACGAGTGGGGAATGCCCCTCATCGTCATGGCCTATCCCCGCGGACCCGAGATCAAGAACTCATTCGACCCCGATGCCATCGCACACGTCGCCAGGGCCTCAGCGGAGTTGGGTGCAGATATCGTCAAGTGCAGCTACACAGGAGACATCGACTCGTTCAGAGATGTCTGCAAAGGCGCACTCGCACCCGTCGTCATCGCAGGCGGACCCAAGATGGATTCCGACATGGACATCCTGAACATGGTCCACGATTCCATGGAAGCCGGAGGACACGGAGTGTCCATCGGAAGGAACGTCTTCCAGAACAAGAACGTCATGGGAATCACCAAGGCGATTTCCAGTATAGTTCTGGACGGATTCTCCGTCGAGGAAGCCGCCAAATTCCTTTGA
- a CDS encoding prephenate dehydrogenase/arogenate dehydrogenase family protein, translating to MNLDELRDEIRSKDEEIIRLVSERTRLAEKVGEYKRANNLPIRNIEVEKKVIARYVDSGSKQGLSKEVMESISKAVIKEAVDAEARLPKKSEPKIVAVVGGAGKMGAWFAEMLKASGHKIIIIDPATNNGLTLKDCKGCDIVIVSVPMHLTYTTLAELDNICSDDCLIFDLTSLKTPLIGRLKAMAKTRKVCSVHPMFGPSATSMYGRNLIICDCGNQVAVDMTKDLFDDRGGNIRVMDVSEHDGYMSYVLGLTHAVNIALFTVLERSGYSFEDLLTVSSTTFNKGLDTNRSVASEDPMLYYEIQHMNAHRDEMWTLFTDTVNELKEKSLDDDPEGFVTLMNVGRNYFESR from the coding sequence ATGAATCTTGACGAACTCAGGGACGAGATCCGCAGCAAGGATGAGGAGATCATCAGACTGGTATCAGAACGCACCAGGCTTGCGGAGAAGGTAGGCGAATACAAGAGGGCCAACAACCTCCCCATCAGGAACATCGAGGTCGAGAAGAAGGTCATCGCCAGATACGTCGACAGCGGCTCCAAGCAGGGTCTCAGCAAGGAGGTCATGGAATCGATCTCGAAAGCTGTCATCAAGGAAGCTGTCGATGCTGAGGCCAGACTTCCCAAGAAGTCCGAGCCCAAGATCGTCGCTGTGGTTGGAGGAGCCGGTAAGATGGGCGCCTGGTTCGCAGAGATGCTCAAGGCATCTGGTCACAAGATAATCATCATAGATCCTGCAACCAACAACGGCCTGACCCTGAAGGACTGCAAGGGCTGCGATATCGTCATCGTCTCCGTGCCCATGCACCTGACCTACACCACTCTGGCGGAACTGGATAACATATGCTCCGATGATTGCCTAATCTTCGACCTCACTTCCCTGAAGACGCCTCTGATCGGAAGGCTGAAGGCCATGGCTAAGACCCGCAAGGTATGTTCGGTTCACCCTATGTTCGGACCGTCCGCGACATCGATGTACGGAAGGAACCTGATCATCTGCGACTGCGGCAACCAGGTAGCTGTCGACATGACCAAGGATCTCTTCGACGACAGGGGAGGCAACATAAGGGTCATGGACGTCTCGGAGCACGACGGATACATGTCATACGTCCTCGGGCTGACGCATGCCGTCAACATCGCGCTGTTCACGGTCCTCGAGAGGAGCGGATACAGCTTCGAGGATCTGCTGACGGTCTCATCGACAACATTCAACAAGGGACTCGATACCAATAGATCCGTGGCATCCGAGGACCCGATGCTGTACTACGAGATACAGCACATGAACGCTCACAGGGACGAAATGTGGACCCTGTTCACCGATACTGTAAATGAGCTCAAGGAGAAGTCTCTGGACGATGATCCGGAAGGGTTCGTGACTCTGATGAACGTAGGCCGGAATTACTTTGAGAGTAGGTGA
- a CDS encoding TrpB-like pyridoxal phosphate-dependent enzyme yields the protein MAIPKDARINLSPEDIPKRWYNLASDLTDLKPPLNPGTGEPAKPSDFEPIFCKEIIKQEGSTERYIDIPEEVRDNLIYLNRPAPLQRAYRLEKALKTPAKIYFKREDMSPLGSHKGNTALAQAYYNAEAGIHTLTTETGAGQWGTALAMVSNLYDLDTTVFMVKGSYMAKPLRKTIINTYGAKIYASPSEYTEFGKKVLKEHPETSGSLGIAISEACELAAKDPGTNYSLGSVLNHVMLHQTVIGQETIQQMEIGEITPDYVVACTGGGSNFGGMVFPMLGKKIRGEGFKDTQFVAVEPKAAPSLTEGQFKYDFGDTGGFTPLLMMYTLGSEFIPNAIHAGGLRYHGMSPLVSAAYDSGMISARSYDQTATFEAGLLFARTEGIIPAPESCHALKGAIDLALDAKAKNEEKTIVFCLSGHGLLDLYGYEQYLDGTLPSSDIHS from the coding sequence ATGGCAATACCGAAAGATGCAAGAATCAATCTGTCGCCAGAGGACATCCCCAAGAGATGGTATAATCTGGCATCCGACCTGACCGACCTCAAGCCCCCTCTAAACCCGGGAACCGGCGAACCTGCCAAACCCTCGGATTTCGAGCCGATCTTCTGTAAGGAGATCATCAAGCAGGAAGGCAGCACGGAGAGGTACATAGACATCCCCGAAGAGGTCCGCGACAACCTGATCTACCTGAACAGGCCCGCACCCCTTCAGAGGGCATACAGGCTGGAGAAGGCGCTGAAGACACCCGCCAAGATCTACTTCAAGAGAGAGGACATGAGCCCCCTTGGAAGCCACAAGGGAAACACAGCGCTGGCACAGGCATACTACAACGCTGAGGCCGGAATCCACACCCTGACCACCGAGACCGGTGCGGGACAGTGGGGAACCGCTCTCGCAATGGTGTCCAACCTCTACGACCTGGACACGACCGTCTTCATGGTCAAGGGCAGCTACATGGCGAAGCCCCTGAGGAAGACGATCATCAACACCTACGGTGCGAAGATCTACGCCTCGCCCAGCGAGTACACCGAGTTCGGAAAGAAGGTCCTCAAGGAGCACCCGGAGACATCCGGATCCCTGGGAATCGCAATCTCCGAGGCTTGCGAGCTTGCGGCAAAGGACCCGGGAACCAACTACTCCCTGGGAAGCGTGCTGAACCACGTCATGCTCCACCAGACAGTCATCGGTCAGGAGACCATTCAGCAGATGGAGATCGGAGAGATCACTCCCGACTACGTCGTAGCATGTACCGGAGGAGGATCCAACTTCGGAGGAATGGTCTTCCCCATGCTCGGAAAGAAGATCAGGGGAGAGGGCTTCAAGGACACCCAGTTCGTGGCCGTCGAGCCCAAGGCAGCACCCAGTCTCACCGAGGGTCAGTTCAAGTACGACTTCGGGGACACGGGAGGATTCACCCCTCTACTGATGATGTACACCCTGGGAAGCGAGTTCATCCCCAACGCGATCCACGCAGGAGGACTCAGGTACCACGGAATGTCGCCTTTGGTCTCCGCAGCCTACGACTCCGGAATGATCTCCGCAAGGTCATACGACCAGACCGCGACCTTCGAGGCCGGTCTGCTGTTCGCCAGGACCGAGGGAATCATCCCCGCGCCGGAATCCTGCCACGCCCTGAAGGGAGCCATCGACCTGGCGCTGGACGCCAAGGCGAAGAACGAGGAGAAGACCATCGTCTTCTGCCTGTCCGGACACGGTCTGCTGGACCTGTACGGATACGAGCAGTACCTGGACGGAACGCTCCCCTCGTCGGACATCCACAGCTGA
- a CDS encoding AAA family ATPase: protein MVRIPENIRKVKRPKNTVVTPPSKDGRYPVRIKEIDSDGKQKNGATIGYICGEMFIPSGEITEHFVHHRSSRFSTSAMGFRELLENGFAYVDKTSLIAEILDSDPRSVHFFTRPTRFGKTLNLDMLDCFFNIETAGILDYFYGMKITDSPYYTEYRRYKGSFPVIRLNMGTIDASSADAVNRSLGNMVSDLFRRMRQRLSEFPEFDSYRFWFDRFIDGTASEQDISTSIMDLSSCIFSCYGKRAIILIDEYDSFIQTMGGDNSGRDSVLGLLSRFMTSTLKHNDNLEYGVVTGVLRLSQTGMISGLNNTVIHDIFDERTGDCFGYTNDDLDDLLDRTIPEESDRVSVKAAIKKAYDGYVFGGREIYNPRSVNMYLSEGTFGHPPRAYWDQQRHNAFLDDMLNRAPRWILNEIAALMDTDGFKVRKEVDPSVSYWDLNDDDFEGTHLYSILVTTGYLRAEVVERWIRTYICDISLPNEEVRESYRDLIRRAEGIRAEYRTGPMPMIARKDSAGVTEYFNFYLARNSIRDSWSHDDCKKWMLNRLLDSGIEANAEAESGNGFCDILIPKKDRMPRVCIEITTSAEAGTDNLDLLVAEGFRKIRDRRYAGPGDIVMSVGWNRKYLKAELIDHRDL from the coding sequence ATGGTCAGAATCCCGGAGAATATCAGGAAGGTCAAGAGACCTAAGAACACTGTAGTCACCCCGCCTTCCAAGGATGGGAGGTATCCGGTAAGGATCAAGGAAATCGACAGTGACGGCAAGCAGAAGAACGGAGCCACTATCGGTTACATCTGCGGAGAGATGTTCATCCCTTCTGGAGAGATCACAGAGCATTTCGTTCATCACAGGAGTTCAAGGTTCTCCACTTCGGCGATGGGATTCAGAGAGCTGCTTGAAAACGGGTTCGCCTATGTCGACAAGACGAGCCTCATCGCAGAGATCCTTGATTCAGATCCGCGGTCCGTCCACTTCTTCACTCGCCCCACTAGATTCGGGAAGACCCTGAATTTGGACATGCTCGACTGCTTCTTCAACATCGAGACGGCAGGTATTCTGGACTACTTCTATGGGATGAAGATAACAGATAGTCCTTATTACACGGAATATAGGAGGTACAAAGGAAGCTTCCCGGTCATACGTCTGAACATGGGCACCATAGATGCGTCGAGTGCCGACGCCGTCAACCGTTCTCTGGGGAACATGGTATCCGATCTTTTCAGGAGGATGAGGCAAAGGCTGAGCGAGTTCCCGGAGTTCGATTCATATCGTTTCTGGTTTGACAGGTTCATCGACGGAACGGCATCCGAACAGGACATCTCCACATCGATAATGGATCTTTCCAGCTGCATCTTCTCCTGCTACGGGAAGAGGGCGATAATCCTGATAGACGAATACGATTCCTTCATCCAGACGATGGGAGGGGATAACAGCGGCCGGGATTCTGTTCTGGGCCTCCTCTCCAGATTCATGACGTCGACTCTGAAGCACAACGACAATCTCGAATATGGGGTAGTTACAGGTGTTCTGAGATTATCGCAGACCGGGATGATCAGCGGTCTCAACAATACTGTCATCCACGACATCTTCGATGAGAGGACCGGGGATTGCTTCGGTTACACCAATGACGATCTGGACGATCTCCTGGACAGGACGATTCCAGAAGAATCTGACAGGGTGTCAGTCAAGGCCGCGATCAAGAAGGCCTATGACGGATACGTGTTCGGCGGCAGGGAGATCTACAACCCCCGCAGCGTGAACATGTACCTATCGGAGGGGACGTTCGGTCATCCTCCCAGGGCATATTGGGATCAACAACGCCATAACGCATTCCTCGACGATATGCTGAATCGGGCACCGAGGTGGATCCTGAACGAGATTGCGGCATTGATGGATACAGACGGATTCAAGGTCAGGAAGGAGGTGGACCCGTCCGTATCATACTGGGATCTGAACGACGATGATTTCGAAGGCACCCATCTGTATTCGATACTGGTCACCACAGGATATCTGAGGGCCGAGGTCGTTGAAAGATGGATAAGGACGTACATCTGCGACATCTCGTTGCCGAACGAGGAGGTAAGGGAATCCTACAGGGATCTGATCAGGAGGGCAGAGGGCATCAGAGCGGAGTATCGTACCGGGCCGATGCCGATGATAGCGAGGAAGGACTCGGCCGGTGTGACAGAGTATTTCAACTTCTATCTGGCCAGGAATTCGATAAGGGACAGCTGGAGCCATGATGACTGCAAGAAGTGGATGCTGAACCGCCTTCTGGATTCCGGGATTGAGGCGAATGCGGAAGCCGAGTCAGGGAACGGTTTCTGCGATATCCTGATACCTAAGAAGGATAGGATGCCCCGCGTCTGCATAGAGATAACGACATCCGCTGAGGCGGGCACCGATAATCTGGACCTGTTGGTCGCTGAAGGATTCCGTAAGATCAGGGACAGACGCTACGCTGGCCCTGGCGATATTGTAATGTCCGTGGGATGGAACAGAAAATATCTGAAGGCCGAATTGATAGACCATCGGGATCTTTAA
- the hypE gene encoding hydrogenase expression/formation protein HypE translates to MNHGAGGELMQEFLSKHITSHFPKMKAEVPLDSMDDSAVVDDVVFTIDGHTVKPLFFPGGDIGKISVSGTVNDISVMGATPIALACSVIIEEGLDLDVVDKVMDSMGKTAADCGVPIVTGDTKVVEAGAIDQMVMSTSAVGKRSPYLDSNLAKAAEYRKVENRWCTDSSVRPGDAIIVSGYLGDHGVSLLSFREGYGFDADLKSDVAPLNKMIAEGLKTGGIVAMKDPTRGGLANTLNEWCSKSHIGMEINYADIPLRDAVVNGCDLLGIDPLSIGNEGKAVIGVVPEMAEEVLKTLRRTPEGKDAAIIGYATDGPERVVLKTEIGGKRILEAPAGDPVPRIC, encoded by the coding sequence ATGAATCACGGCGCCGGCGGAGAGCTCATGCAGGAGTTCCTCAGCAAGCACATCACAAGCCACTTCCCCAAGATGAAGGCGGAAGTACCTCTGGACTCCATGGACGATTCCGCTGTAGTGGACGACGTGGTGTTCACCATCGACGGGCACACAGTCAAACCTTTGTTCTTCCCCGGAGGGGACATCGGAAAGATCTCCGTATCCGGAACTGTGAACGACATATCGGTCATGGGTGCGACGCCCATCGCCCTCGCCTGCTCAGTCATAATCGAAGAGGGGCTGGACCTGGATGTCGTGGACAAGGTCATGGACAGCATGGGAAAGACCGCCGCAGACTGCGGAGTCCCCATCGTCACCGGCGACACGAAGGTCGTCGAGGCCGGAGCGATAGACCAGATGGTCATGTCCACATCTGCAGTCGGAAAGAGGTCCCCCTATCTGGATTCTAACCTCGCCAAGGCTGCGGAGTACAGAAAAGTGGAGAACAGATGGTGCACGGACTCCAGCGTCAGGCCCGGAGATGCCATCATCGTCTCCGGTTACCTCGGTGACCATGGAGTGTCGCTGCTCTCGTTCCGTGAGGGCTACGGATTCGATGCGGACCTGAAGAGCGATGTCGCTCCTCTGAACAAGATGATCGCCGAAGGCCTGAAGACCGGAGGAATCGTCGCCATGAAGGACCCTACCAGGGGAGGACTGGCCAACACCCTCAACGAGTGGTGCTCCAAATCCCACATCGGTATGGAGATCAACTATGCTGACATCCCCCTGAGGGATGCCGTCGTCAACGGATGCGACCTTCTCGGTATCGATCCCCTGAGCATCGGTAACGAGGGAAAGGCTGTCATCGGAGTCGTTCCCGAGATGGCCGAAGAGGTCCTGAAGACCCTTAGGAGGACTCCTGAAGGAAAGGATGCAGCCATCATTGGATATGCTACCGACGGTCCCGAGAGGGTCGTCCTCAAGACCGAGATCGGAGGAAAGAGGATACTTGAGGCTCCTGCCGGAGACCCCGTTCCCAGGATCTGCTGA